The Caretta caretta isolate rCarCar2 chromosome 5, rCarCar1.hap1, whole genome shotgun sequence genome contains a region encoding:
- the UGCG gene encoding ceramide glucosyltransferase, which produces MALLALALDGLAVFGLILFVVLWLMHFMSIIYTRLHLNKKATDKQPYSKLPGVSLLKPLKGVDPNLINNLETFFELDYPKYEVLLCVQDHDDPAIDVCKKLLGKYPNVDARLFIGGKKVGINPKINNLMPGYEVAKYDLIWICDSGIRVTPDTLTDMANQMTEKVGLVHGLPYVADRQGFAATLEQVYFGTSHPRSYISANVTGFKCVTGMSCLMRKDVLDQAGGLIAFAQYIAEDYFMAKAIADRGWKFAMATQVAMQNSGSYSISQFQSRMIRWAKLRINMLPATIICEPISECFVASLIIGWAAHHVFRWDIMVFFMCHCLAWFIFDYIQLRGVQGGGLCFSKLDYAVAWFIRESMTIYIFLSALWDPTISWRTGRYRLRCGGTAEEILDV; this is translated from the exons ACGTCTCCACCTCAACAAGAAAGCAACAGACAAACAACCCTATAGTAAGCTTCCTGGTGTCTCACTTCTAAAGCCATTAAAAGGTGTAGATCCTAATCTCATCAACAATTTAGAGACCTTCTTTGAACTGGATTATCCAAAG TATGAAGTGCTCCTGTGTGTACAAGATCACGATGATCCAGCTATTGACGTGTGTAAAAAGCTCCTTGGCAAATACCCAAATGTTGATGCTAGGTTGTTTATCG gtgGAAAAAAGGTTGGCATCAACCCAAAAATTAACAATTTAATGCCAGGGTATGAAGTTGCCAAGTATGATCTCATATGGATCTGTGACAGTGGAATCAGAG TAACACCAGACACCCTAACTGATATGGCCAATCAAATGACAGAGAAAGTTGGTTTGGTCCATGGCTTGCCCTATGTAGCAGACAGACAGGGCTTTGCTGCCACTCTAGAACAG GTATATTTTGGCACTTCACATCCCAGGTCATATATTTCTGCCAATGTAACTGGCTTCAAATGTGTAACAGGAATGTCTTGCCTGATGAGAAAGGATGTATTAGACCAAGCTGGAGGACTGATAGCTTTTGCACAGTACATTGCTGAAGATTACTTTATGGCCAAAGCAATAGCTGACCG AGGTTGGAAATTTGCAATGGCCACACAAGTTGCAATGCAAAACTCTGGTTCATATTCCATTTCACAGTTTCAATCCAGAATGATCAG gtGGGCCAAGCTGCGAATTAACATGCTGCCTGCTACGATAATTTGTGAGCCAATCTCTGAATGTTTCGTTGCTAGTTTAATTATTGGATGGGCAGCTCATCACGTTTTCAGATGGGATATAATGGTATTTTTCATGTGTCATTGTTTGGCATGGTTTATATTTGACTACATTCAGCTAAGGGGTGTCCAG GGTGGTGGTCTGTGTTTTTCAAAACTTGATTATGCAGTAGCTTGGTTCATCAGAGAATCCATGACGATATACATTTTCCTATCTGCCTTATGGGACCCCACTATTAGCTGGAGGACAGGACGCTACAGATTACGCTGTGGAGGCACTGCAGAGGAAATCCTTGATGTATAG